The following are from one region of the Nicotiana tabacum cultivar K326 chromosome 3, ASM71507v2, whole genome shotgun sequence genome:
- the LOC107821381 gene encoding homeobox-leucine zipper protein ATHB-14-like isoform X1 encodes MALCLNNKNQIMDNSKYVRYTPEQVEALERVYAECPKPTSLRRQQLIRECPILSNIEPKQIKVWFQNRRCREKQRKEASRLTTVNRKLSAMNKLLMEENDRLQKQVSQLVYENGYMKQQINTQVSSTTTDTSCESVVVNGQQQRKNPTPQHPERDANNPAGLLAIAEETLAEFLGKATGTAVDWVQMIGMKPGPDSIGIVAVSRNCSGVAARACGLVSLEPTKVAEILKDRPSWYRDCRCLNILSVIPTGNGGTIELIYLQTYAPTTLASARDFWTLRYTTSLEDGSLVICERSLTTATGGPTGPPATSFVRAEMLPSGYLIRPCEGGGSMIHIVDHIDLDAWSVPEVLRPLYESSKILAQKTTVAALRHIRQIAQETSGEIQYTGGRQPAVLRALSQRLCRGFNDAVNGFVDDGWTVMDSDGVEDVTVAINSSSTKFLGSQYNTLSILPTFGGVLCARASMLLQNVPPALLVRFLREHRSEWADYGVDAYSAASLKASPYAVPCARPGGFPSSQVILPLAQTVEHEEFLEVVRLEGPAFSPEDIALSRDMYLLQLCSGVDENASGACAQLVFAPIDESFGDDAPLLPSGFRVIPLEPKSDGPAATRTLDLASTLEAGTGGTRPAGEIEASNYNHRSVLTIAFQFTFESHYRDNVAAMARQYVRSIVGSVQRVAMAIAPSRLSSQLTPKPFPGSPEAVTLARWISRSYRVHTGGDLLQVDSQDGDAVLKQLWHHSDAIMCCSVKMNASAVFTFANQAGLDMLETTLLALQDIMLDKILDEAGRKVLLSEFSKIMQQGFAYLPAGICVSSMGRPVSYEQAVAWKVLNDEDSNHCLAFMFINWSFV; translated from the exons ATGGCGTTGTGTTTGAATAACAagaatcagataatggataacaGCAAGTATGTGAGGTACACACCAGAACAAGTGGAAGCTTTGGAGAGAGTGTATGCAGAATGTCCAAAGCCTACTTCTTTGAGGAGGCAACAGCTCATTAGGGAGTGTCCCATTCTCTCTAATATTGAACCTAAACAGATCAAAGTCTGGTTTCAGAACCGAAG ATGCCGTGAAAAACAGAGGAAGGAAGCATCTCGTCTCACGACTGTTAACAGGAAGCTGAGTGCTATGAACAAGCTGTTGATGGAAGAAAATGACCGGTTGCAGAAGCAAGTCTCACAGCTTGTGTATGAGAATGGCTACATGAAACAACAAATCAATACT CAGGTTAGCAGCACGACCACAGATACAAGCTGTGAATCTGTGGTCGTGAATGGTCAGCAGCAAAGAAAAAACCCAACACCTCAGCATCCAGAAAGGGATGCGAATAACCCAGCTGG TCTTCTTGCAATAGCTGAGGAGACCCTGGCAGAGTTCCTTGGAAAGGCTACTGGAACTGCTGTCGACTGGGTGCAGATGATTGGGATGAAG CCTGGTCCGGATTCTATTGGTATTGTTGCTGTTTCCCGCAACTGCAGTGGGGTAGCAGCACGTGCCTGCGGCCTCGTGAGTCTAGAGCCCACGAAG GTCGCTGAGATTCTCAAAGATCGTCCTTCTTGGTATCGCGACTGCCGTTGCCTTAATATACTGAGTGTAATCCCTACAGGCAATGGAGGGACGATAGAGCTTATTTACTTGCAG aCTTATGCTCCAACTACATTGGCATCCGCTCGTGACTTTTGGACATTGAGATACACTACAAGTTTGGAGGATGGCAGTCTTGTG ATATGTGAACGATCTCTGACGACAGCTACTGGTGGCCCAACAGGGCCTCCTGCCACAAGTTTTGTCAGGGCTGAAATGCTACCAAGTGGCTACCTCATTCGGCCTTGTGAGGGTGGGGGCTCAATGATTCACATTGTTGATCATATTGATCTAGAT GCTTGGAGTGTCCCTGAAGTTCTGAGGCCACTTTATGAGTCCTCCAAGATCCTTGCACAGAAGACGACTGTGGCT GCCCTGCGACACATACGACAAATTGCACAAGAAACCAGTGGGGAAATCCAATACACTGGGGGTCGCCAACCTGCTGTTTTGAGGGCACTAAGTCAAAGATTATGCAG GGGATTTAATGATGCTGTTAATGGATTTGTTGACGACGGTTGGACTGTTATGGATAGTGATGGTGTAGAGGACGTAACCGTTGCTATAAACTCATCTTCGACCAAATTTCTTGGTTCACAGTACAACACTTTGTCAATACTCCCTACCTTTGGAGGAGTCCTGTGTGCCAGGGCATCAATGCTTCTTCAG AATGTTCCCCCTGCTTTGCTTGTTCGTTTCCTTAGGGAGCATCGTTCTGAGTGGGCAGATTATGGGGTTGATGCATATTCTGCTGCATCTCTTAAAGCCAGTCCATATGCTGTACCTTGCGCCAGACCGGGTGGCTTCCCAAGTAGCCAGGTCATTTTACCCCTAGCTCAGACTGTGGAGCATGAAGAG TTTCTTGAAGTAGTACGACTAGAGGGTCCTGCTTTCTCCCCTGAGGACATTGCTTTATCACGGGATATGTACTTGTTACAG TTATGCAGTGGAGTTGATGAGAATGCTTCAGGTGCCTGTGCTCAGCTTGTTTTTGCACCTATTGATGAGTCTTTTGGTGATGATGCTCCATTGCTTCCATCTGGTTTCCGTGTCATTCCGCTGGAGCCTAAATCA GATGGCCCTGCAGCAACTCGGACTTTGGACTTAGCTTCAACTCTTGAAGCTGGAACTGGTGGGACACGTCCAGCTGGTGAAATTGAAGCAAGCAATTACAATCATCGTTCTGTCTTGACAATCGCATTCCAGTTTACTTTTGAGAGTCACTACCGGGATAATGTAGCTGCTATGGCTCGCCAATATGTGCGAAGTATAGTAGGCTCAGTTCAGAGAGTTGCAATGGCCATAGCACCCTCTCGACTGAGCTCTCAGTTGACGCCTAAACCCTTCCCTGGTTCACCTGAGGCTGTCACTTTGGCAAGGTGGATTTCCCGGAGTTATAG AGTGCACACAGGAGGGGACCTGCTTCAGGTTGATTCTCAAGATGGTGATGCTGTTCTGAAACAACTGTGGCACCATAGTGATGCAATAATGTGTTGCTCTGTCAAAATGAAT GCATCTGCAGTTTTTACATTTGCAAACCAGGCAGGTCTTGACATGCTTGAAACCACCTTGTTAGCTCTTCAGGATATAATGCTTGATAAGATTCTAGATGAAGCTGGTCGTAAGGTCCTCCTATCAGAGTTCTCCAAGATCATGCAGCAG GGGTTTGCCTATCTACCAGCAGGAATATGTGTATCTAGCATGGGGAGGCCAGTGTCATATGAGCAAGCTGTAGCATGGAAGGTTCTCAATGATGAAGATTCCAACCACTGCCTAGCTTTCATGTTCATAAACTGGTCTTTTGTTTAA
- the LOC107821381 gene encoding homeobox-leucine zipper protein ATHB-14-like, with amino-acid sequence MALCLNNKNQIMDNSKYVRYTPEQVEALERVYAECPKPTSLRRQQLIRECPILSNIEPKQIKVWFQNRRCREKQRKEASRLTTVNRKLSAMNKLLMEENDRLQKQVSQLVYENGYMKQQINTVSSTTTDTSCESVVVNGQQQRKNPTPQHPERDANNPAGLLAIAEETLAEFLGKATGTAVDWVQMIGMKPGPDSIGIVAVSRNCSGVAARACGLVSLEPTKVAEILKDRPSWYRDCRCLNILSVIPTGNGGTIELIYLQTYAPTTLASARDFWTLRYTTSLEDGSLVICERSLTTATGGPTGPPATSFVRAEMLPSGYLIRPCEGGGSMIHIVDHIDLDAWSVPEVLRPLYESSKILAQKTTVAALRHIRQIAQETSGEIQYTGGRQPAVLRALSQRLCRGFNDAVNGFVDDGWTVMDSDGVEDVTVAINSSSTKFLGSQYNTLSILPTFGGVLCARASMLLQNVPPALLVRFLREHRSEWADYGVDAYSAASLKASPYAVPCARPGGFPSSQVILPLAQTVEHEEFLEVVRLEGPAFSPEDIALSRDMYLLQLCSGVDENASGACAQLVFAPIDESFGDDAPLLPSGFRVIPLEPKSDGPAATRTLDLASTLEAGTGGTRPAGEIEASNYNHRSVLTIAFQFTFESHYRDNVAAMARQYVRSIVGSVQRVAMAIAPSRLSSQLTPKPFPGSPEAVTLARWISRSYRVHTGGDLLQVDSQDGDAVLKQLWHHSDAIMCCSVKMNASAVFTFANQAGLDMLETTLLALQDIMLDKILDEAGRKVLLSEFSKIMQQGFAYLPAGICVSSMGRPVSYEQAVAWKVLNDEDSNHCLAFMFINWSFV; translated from the exons ATGGCGTTGTGTTTGAATAACAagaatcagataatggataacaGCAAGTATGTGAGGTACACACCAGAACAAGTGGAAGCTTTGGAGAGAGTGTATGCAGAATGTCCAAAGCCTACTTCTTTGAGGAGGCAACAGCTCATTAGGGAGTGTCCCATTCTCTCTAATATTGAACCTAAACAGATCAAAGTCTGGTTTCAGAACCGAAG ATGCCGTGAAAAACAGAGGAAGGAAGCATCTCGTCTCACGACTGTTAACAGGAAGCTGAGTGCTATGAACAAGCTGTTGATGGAAGAAAATGACCGGTTGCAGAAGCAAGTCTCACAGCTTGTGTATGAGAATGGCTACATGAAACAACAAATCAATACT GTTAGCAGCACGACCACAGATACAAGCTGTGAATCTGTGGTCGTGAATGGTCAGCAGCAAAGAAAAAACCCAACACCTCAGCATCCAGAAAGGGATGCGAATAACCCAGCTGG TCTTCTTGCAATAGCTGAGGAGACCCTGGCAGAGTTCCTTGGAAAGGCTACTGGAACTGCTGTCGACTGGGTGCAGATGATTGGGATGAAG CCTGGTCCGGATTCTATTGGTATTGTTGCTGTTTCCCGCAACTGCAGTGGGGTAGCAGCACGTGCCTGCGGCCTCGTGAGTCTAGAGCCCACGAAG GTCGCTGAGATTCTCAAAGATCGTCCTTCTTGGTATCGCGACTGCCGTTGCCTTAATATACTGAGTGTAATCCCTACAGGCAATGGAGGGACGATAGAGCTTATTTACTTGCAG aCTTATGCTCCAACTACATTGGCATCCGCTCGTGACTTTTGGACATTGAGATACACTACAAGTTTGGAGGATGGCAGTCTTGTG ATATGTGAACGATCTCTGACGACAGCTACTGGTGGCCCAACAGGGCCTCCTGCCACAAGTTTTGTCAGGGCTGAAATGCTACCAAGTGGCTACCTCATTCGGCCTTGTGAGGGTGGGGGCTCAATGATTCACATTGTTGATCATATTGATCTAGAT GCTTGGAGTGTCCCTGAAGTTCTGAGGCCACTTTATGAGTCCTCCAAGATCCTTGCACAGAAGACGACTGTGGCT GCCCTGCGACACATACGACAAATTGCACAAGAAACCAGTGGGGAAATCCAATACACTGGGGGTCGCCAACCTGCTGTTTTGAGGGCACTAAGTCAAAGATTATGCAG GGGATTTAATGATGCTGTTAATGGATTTGTTGACGACGGTTGGACTGTTATGGATAGTGATGGTGTAGAGGACGTAACCGTTGCTATAAACTCATCTTCGACCAAATTTCTTGGTTCACAGTACAACACTTTGTCAATACTCCCTACCTTTGGAGGAGTCCTGTGTGCCAGGGCATCAATGCTTCTTCAG AATGTTCCCCCTGCTTTGCTTGTTCGTTTCCTTAGGGAGCATCGTTCTGAGTGGGCAGATTATGGGGTTGATGCATATTCTGCTGCATCTCTTAAAGCCAGTCCATATGCTGTACCTTGCGCCAGACCGGGTGGCTTCCCAAGTAGCCAGGTCATTTTACCCCTAGCTCAGACTGTGGAGCATGAAGAG TTTCTTGAAGTAGTACGACTAGAGGGTCCTGCTTTCTCCCCTGAGGACATTGCTTTATCACGGGATATGTACTTGTTACAG TTATGCAGTGGAGTTGATGAGAATGCTTCAGGTGCCTGTGCTCAGCTTGTTTTTGCACCTATTGATGAGTCTTTTGGTGATGATGCTCCATTGCTTCCATCTGGTTTCCGTGTCATTCCGCTGGAGCCTAAATCA GATGGCCCTGCAGCAACTCGGACTTTGGACTTAGCTTCAACTCTTGAAGCTGGAACTGGTGGGACACGTCCAGCTGGTGAAATTGAAGCAAGCAATTACAATCATCGTTCTGTCTTGACAATCGCATTCCAGTTTACTTTTGAGAGTCACTACCGGGATAATGTAGCTGCTATGGCTCGCCAATATGTGCGAAGTATAGTAGGCTCAGTTCAGAGAGTTGCAATGGCCATAGCACCCTCTCGACTGAGCTCTCAGTTGACGCCTAAACCCTTCCCTGGTTCACCTGAGGCTGTCACTTTGGCAAGGTGGATTTCCCGGAGTTATAG AGTGCACACAGGAGGGGACCTGCTTCAGGTTGATTCTCAAGATGGTGATGCTGTTCTGAAACAACTGTGGCACCATAGTGATGCAATAATGTGTTGCTCTGTCAAAATGAAT GCATCTGCAGTTTTTACATTTGCAAACCAGGCAGGTCTTGACATGCTTGAAACCACCTTGTTAGCTCTTCAGGATATAATGCTTGATAAGATTCTAGATGAAGCTGGTCGTAAGGTCCTCCTATCAGAGTTCTCCAAGATCATGCAGCAG GGGTTTGCCTATCTACCAGCAGGAATATGTGTATCTAGCATGGGGAGGCCAGTGTCATATGAGCAAGCTGTAGCATGGAAGGTTCTCAATGATGAAGATTCCAACCACTGCCTAGCTTTCATGTTCATAAACTGGTCTTTTGTTTAA